One part of the Caproiciproducens sp. CPB-2 genome encodes these proteins:
- a CDS encoding ABC transporter ATP-binding protein: protein MEQEVILSVKDLEVKFNLRGRILHAIRGISLDLYKRESLAIVGESGSGKSVLVKTFMGLLDANGTITNGEILYDGKDLSKLKTEKEWLAVRGKEIAMVLQDPMTSLNPLKTIGYQVCEAVELHQGLKGAEAKAAAVSILEDVGISDAQNRMHQYPHEFSGGMRQRVVIASAVACKPKILICDEPTTALDVTIQAQILKLLKDLKDKYDLTTIYITHDLGVVANVADRIAVMYAGDIVEIGKCEEVFYNPRHPYTWALLSSLPQLGVKGENLYSIKGAPPNLFTHIEGDAFAPRNPRALKIDFVKRPPYFDVSPTHKARTWLLDPRAPKVDPPEIVRNLHREVSGHA from the coding sequence ATGGAACAGGAAGTCATTCTTTCCGTAAAAGACCTGGAAGTAAAATTCAATCTTCGCGGGCGCATTCTTCACGCAATCCGCGGAATATCGCTCGATCTTTATAAAAGGGAAAGCCTTGCGATCGTCGGGGAATCCGGCTCCGGCAAGTCCGTCCTGGTCAAAACCTTTATGGGCCTTCTGGATGCGAACGGCACGATTACAAACGGAGAAATCCTTTATGACGGCAAGGACCTGAGCAAGCTGAAAACCGAAAAGGAGTGGCTCGCGGTGCGCGGCAAAGAGATCGCCATGGTGCTGCAGGACCCGATGACCAGCCTGAACCCGCTCAAGACCATCGGCTACCAGGTCTGCGAGGCGGTCGAGCTGCATCAGGGGCTGAAAGGGGCCGAAGCGAAAGCGGCGGCGGTTTCCATTCTGGAGGACGTCGGCATTTCCGACGCCCAAAACCGGATGCACCAGTATCCCCATGAATTTTCCGGCGGCATGCGCCAGCGCGTGGTCATCGCCAGCGCCGTCGCGTGCAAGCCGAAAATCCTGATCTGCGACGAGCCGACCACCGCGCTGGACGTGACCATTCAGGCGCAGATTCTGAAGCTGCTCAAGGATTTAAAGGATAAATACGATCTGACGACGATTTATATTACCCATGACCTGGGCGTGGTCGCCAACGTGGCCGACCGCATCGCGGTCATGTACGCGGGCGACATCGTGGAAATCGGGAAATGCGAGGAAGTGTTCTACAATCCCCGCCACCCGTACACCTGGGCGCTGCTCTCCTCCCTGCCGCAGCTCGGCGTCAAGGGTGAAAACCTGTACTCCATCAAGGGCGCCCCGCCGAACCTGTTCACGCACATCGAGGGCGACGCGTTCGCGCCGCGCAACCCGCGCGCGCTGAAAATCGACTTTGTCAAGCGTCCGCCGTATTTTGACGTAAGCCCCACCCACAAGGCGCGCACCTGGCTGCTGGACCCGCGGGCGCCCAAGGTAGACCCGCCGGAAATCGTCCGGAATCTGCACCGGGAGGTGAGCGGCCATGCCTGA
- a CDS encoding ABC transporter permease: MALRHRKSAAVEDSINRSLKELSDDELFTFAGFDEAAAERSGYSDYSYWRSTFQVFLKNRVALSLLILIGAILLFTFIQPMIPGQRSATEIFNGADGLQLRNLQPGGEFWFGTNSIGQDLWSRVWSGTRTSLLIGFAVALSEAVLGILMGVLWGYVRKLDRLFTEIYNVLDNIPQTVVLILFSYIMRPSIPTLVFAMCLTGWLDMARFIRNQILIIRDRDYNLASRCLGTPTRRIILKNLLPYLVSVIMLRMALAIPAAIGNEVFLTYIGLGLPVSIPSLGNLINEGRVLMTSPALRYQLFFPAIALSVVTISFYIIGNAFADASDPKNHV; the protein is encoded by the coding sequence ATGGCCCTGAGACACAGAAAATCCGCCGCTGTGGAAGACAGCATCAACCGGTCCCTCAAAGAGCTGAGCGACGACGAGCTGTTCACCTTTGCGGGCTTTGACGAGGCCGCCGCGGAGCGCTCCGGTTACTCGGACTACTCCTACTGGCGCTCCACCTTTCAGGTCTTTCTGAAAAACAGGGTCGCTCTGTCCCTGCTGATTTTAATAGGAGCCATCCTCCTGTTCACCTTTATCCAGCCGATGATCCCCGGCCAGCGCTCCGCGACGGAAATTTTCAACGGCGCAGACGGTTTGCAGCTGAGGAACCTGCAGCCCGGCGGGGAATTCTGGTTCGGCACCAACTCCATCGGGCAGGATCTGTGGAGCCGCGTCTGGAGCGGCACGCGCACTTCGCTGCTGATCGGTTTCGCCGTCGCGCTCAGCGAGGCGGTGCTCGGCATCCTGATGGGCGTTCTCTGGGGCTACGTCCGTAAGCTTGACCGGTTATTCACCGAAATTTACAATGTGCTGGACAATATTCCCCAGACCGTCGTCCTGATCTTGTTCTCCTACATTATGCGGCCCAGCATCCCGACGCTGGTGTTCGCCATGTGCCTGACCGGGTGGCTCGACATGGCGCGGTTTATCCGCAACCAGATCCTGATCATCCGCGACCGGGACTACAATCTGGCCTCCCGCTGCCTCGGCACGCCGACGCGCCGCATTATCCTGAAAAACCTGCTGCCGTATCTCGTATCCGTCATTATGCTGCGCATGGCGCTGGCGATTCCCGCCGCCATCGGCAACGAGGTGTTCCTCACCTATATCGGGCTGGGGCTTCCGGTCAGCATCCCGTCGCTCGGCAACCTCATCAACGAGGGCCGCGTGCTGATGACCTCCCCCGCGCTGCGGTACCAGCTGTTTTTCCCGGCAATCGCGCTTTCCGTCGTCACGATTTCGTTTTATATCATCGGCAATGCGTTCGCGGACGCGTCCGACCCGAAAAACCATGTTTAA
- a CDS encoding ATP-binding cassette domain-containing protein encodes MPEKKTPLLEVKDLTVTFGTRKQKFVAVDGVSFSIQEGETFGLVGESGSGKTTIGRSIIRINPTSGGEILYKGQKINGPISRELDRELTRRIQMIFQDPMASLNERAKVDYIVSEGLYNCGRHLSEKERREEVDRALTDVGLLPEFASRFPHEFSGGQRQRIGIARALIMQPDFIIADEPISALDVSIRAQVLNLLAELRKKRGLTYLFIAHDLSVVRFISDRVAVIRKGVLVELAETEQLFARPLHPYTRALLSAIPLPDPAAEKNKQLLVYDPEMHDYSVDKPVWCEIEPGHFVLANEPELQEYRKLLEG; translated from the coding sequence ATGCCTGAGAAAAAAACGCCGCTGCTGGAAGTAAAGGACCTTACCGTCACTTTTGGCACCAGAAAACAGAAATTTGTCGCCGTGGACGGCGTGAGCTTTTCGATTCAGGAAGGAGAAACCTTCGGGCTGGTCGGGGAATCCGGTTCCGGAAAAACGACCATCGGCCGCTCGATCATCCGGATCAACCCCACCTCCGGCGGGGAAATCCTGTATAAAGGCCAAAAAATAAACGGCCCGATTTCACGTGAGCTCGACCGCGAGCTGACGCGCCGCATCCAGATGATTTTTCAGGACCCGATGGCGAGCCTGAACGAGCGCGCCAAGGTGGACTATATCGTCTCGGAGGGCCTTTACAACTGCGGAAGGCACCTGAGCGAAAAGGAGCGGCGGGAGGAGGTCGACCGTGCGCTGACCGACGTGGGCCTGCTGCCCGAATTCGCCAGCCGGTTCCCGCACGAATTTTCCGGCGGGCAGCGGCAGCGCATCGGCATTGCGCGCGCGCTGATCATGCAGCCGGATTTTATCATTGCCGACGAACCCATCAGCGCGCTCGACGTTTCCATCCGCGCGCAGGTGCTGAACCTGCTTGCCGAGCTGCGGAAAAAGCGCGGGCTGACCTATCTGTTTATCGCGCACGACCTTTCCGTCGTCCGCTTTATTTCCGACCGCGTCGCGGTCATCCGCAAGGGCGTGCTGGTGGAGCTGGCCGAAACGGAGCAGCTGTTCGCCCGCCCGCTGCACCCCTACACCCGCGCGCTGCTTTCCGCGATTCCGCTGCCCGACCCGGCCGCGGAAAAGAACAAGCAGCTTCTGGTGTACGACCCCGAAATGCACGATTACTCGGTCGACAAACCGGTTTGGTGCGAAATTGAGCCCGGCCATTTTGTACTGGCAAACGAGCCCGAGCTGCAAGAGTACCGGAAACTATTGGAGGGATAA
- a CDS encoding ABC transporter permease translates to MLKYTAKRLAQSLITLFIIITIVFSLMRLMPIEGYFQNFDKLDKNQIHTALQSMGLLDPLPIQLKNFYIRLFHGSLGNSLIYRPNVPVMEIIASKAPVSVYMGLASMAIALLLGLPLGTAMARSKSGFWDKFGTAFIVFITAVPAAVYYLLVQLYFTDWLGLPILFSAANPVSWILPTVSLSLGNIAYYAMWLRRYMVDELNKDYIRLARAKGVDSKSIMKNHVFRNAFVPMVQYLPTSLLYTIAGSIYIESLYSVPGMGGLLVNVIQRQDNNMVQALVLIYSAVGIVGLLLGDILMNLMDPRISFVKKGGAR, encoded by the coding sequence ATGTTAAAATACACAGCCAAACGGCTGGCACAGTCCCTGATCACCCTGTTTATCATCATCACCATTGTGTTTTCCCTGATGAGGCTGATGCCGATCGAGGGCTACTTCCAGAATTTCGACAAGCTGGATAAAAACCAGATTCACACCGCCCTGCAGAGCATGGGGCTTCTCGACCCGCTGCCGATCCAGCTCAAGAACTTCTACATCCGGCTTTTCCACGGCAGCCTGGGCAATTCGCTGATCTACCGCCCCAACGTGCCGGTCATGGAGATCATTGCGTCGAAAGCGCCGGTATCCGTCTATATGGGTCTCGCCTCCATGGCGATCGCCCTTTTGCTGGGCCTTCCGCTCGGCACCGCCATGGCGCGCAGCAAAAGCGGCTTCTGGGATAAATTCGGCACCGCGTTCATCGTATTCATCACCGCCGTACCCGCCGCCGTTTACTACCTTCTGGTACAGCTCTACTTTACCGACTGGCTCGGCCTGCCGATCCTGTTCAGCGCCGCGAACCCGGTCAGCTGGATCCTTCCGACCGTGTCGCTGTCGCTCGGCAACATCGCCTATTACGCTATGTGGCTCAGGCGGTACATGGTCGACGAGCTGAACAAGGATTACATACGGCTTGCGCGCGCGAAGGGCGTGGACAGCAAATCCATCATGAAGAATCACGTGTTCCGCAATGCGTTCGTGCCGATGGTGCAGTATCTTCCCACCTCCCTGCTGTACACCATCGCCGGTTCCATCTATATTGAATCGCTGTATTCGGTCCCCGGCATGGGCGGCCTTCTGGTCAACGTCATCCAGCGCCAGGACAACAACATGGTGCAGGCGCTGGTGCTGATCTACTCCGCGGTGGGCATTGTGGGCCTGCTGCTCGGCGATATCCTGATGAACCTGATGGACCCGCGCATCAGCTTTGTGAAAAAGGGAGGTGCACGGTAA